ataataataataataataataataataatgataatggaaagggactggccactctatcccaaTATCTCTCGTTTTCGGGCATGTTCCCAGACAGAAGACTCATGCAGATGGTCATGATATcaattccatgatttgaattccagaatgacgcatggtacaataattatagtaattttagacagactgtacttaaacacacacaataaaatgtattatttcctagctttgtaaattagtttagtactagaAACACAAACTGTATAGgctacaaccttttcaagatacaacaaacatagctgcaacacttatttattattacaccattttttaatatttcttatatgTCTAACTTGAATCATAGAACGCGAAAATTTACGTCTTTATACATTAATGAGTagtcctctgttctcagaaaggtaatagcctgtattcgcaaacaatcacaaattcaaggaagtaatttttatATGTCACGGCTAACGATATAAACTTACTtttgagctctttctgtacattgagagctttcaCACTTCTTTCTTGAATTAAACTCTCCCTCAAGCACAAATATTTAGAAGCAAAGAGTAAgcctatatttggaaattctaacttaggcaacattacggaCAGTTAGATTCTTAGTTTCGccggaatctgagtggcgtgctgttctgtaggtTTATGAGTTCAAGCTACAGACTTTCAGAATCTTCTACCGGTTGTAAGCCAAaagcatttcagaaaaatctcgattccttgtcaattgtcattaTTTCTCCagacttaccagtgaattctgctgtaggtcttgaagtataGTCTTACGAGATTTGATAAGccgattttcttatcactcttgaAAATAGTTTATACTcaaggaaagtgaagttgtctatgttctacaagATACTgctacatttcaaatttatccataaatgctcttagctaatCGATCATATgttgtgcaattctgtaactcgcacgcacaacgtatTTGAACcgaaatattgagaaaccccacatgtctagaaaactaaacttttcaggagatacaaaaaacatctcaggtcctagatttgtgctcaaattattttttcttaacactTCAGCTAAAATGAAAAGTTGGTGAGAAAATGTGGggtttctcttcataatatcGTGAGACTACATGTTTAGATTACGAAATCATAatatataactcaatttcgtgaaaaaaatggacatgtgggggtttctcaatattgtgattcatttgatatcagtctcaccttattgatatctcatttttatctTTAGCTATTCCAAAggagatctagacagtatttatttactaaaactttcactgtgtttatttgtaaaataaaatgtgatgcgtaagaaagtgtaatagaacataataaaagctttacctccctttttaataaaagatctttctcttttttccactcattactaaagggaaatgatctgatcggattatattgtatttcacttaaaacgagccgccacttactgcagacgcgagcgaacttgcgCCTTGTAAGAACTGCATACAGagactacagctagtacagagtccgttctacctgcactgaggttgtgttcacagtTGAGAGCACCCATGTACATGTGCATCTAACtcgtactcaaagtaaccaaacgcggGACTCTAGTTATAACATACAAAATGCCTAAGTCTGAGTTTCATCGTGGGCTGACGATTGTTCTATAGCGTTCTAGatttatattggaagataaaatatgaaattctCACAACTTTTCAATGTGAACACATCACAAGGTTCGTAGTAGACACTGATTTAAAGTCTAACTTATAACTAGAGACTGGATTTATAgctttttacctattttttttctcttacttctaaactcataatttcttagataatttttCCGAATCATGGTCATAAGAGTCATATCtgtaaattctgttgaacctaagaaaaatctaaattgcaccttaagaactaaaaaagcctaaatcataattaatatgcatttttctatatttactgtgttttgtataaatatatttagaaatttcaatagatcttacaatttttattctcttctgcacTGGAGAAAGCGACCCAATCTGTGGTCTTTTTCCCTTCACTCTATTGTTGTTTTGGATAAAATGGCTAACATGAAATTCCGTCTTTCTTTTTATAGCGGGCCGTTCTTCAGAGGCTTCACCTTGTCAAGGGCACTGATTGCGActtatgtattttgtaatttccaCTGAAGGCAGATATGACATGCCAGTAGAAGGGTAAGAAGTGACTAAACTTTTTCGTGAGGTGAATGAACCGTGAAAAAATCGTATTATTTAAATTCCTGAAGTTTTCGGGCATGCTCCCAGACAGAAGACTGTGATCTTGCGTGTGCAGGTAAAAGCTGTGAACTTTTCTGAGGTCTCAGTGCAATCTGTCTTATTCTGGTGATTCTGGCGTTAACATTGAAttgttatattttgtgttttgttaagcTATGCCAAAAACAAGTGACATCACTTTTATTacgacagtgaattggaaaatgatTCCAGCTTTACCACCTAGggaaaaaatatgttatttaaaactgACTGTAagcatacatttaaaaaaaatcaggaaatttttgcgacccctttcacagTTGCGACAAAAAACCTAAAAAAACCTCTTTAACCTATTCCAATAACCTAAAATGGACTTCTTAAAACCTATCTTAAAAACGCACTAATTTGCCTCCGACTTAACGTAAGCTATGCCTTCACTAGCGACATCtagaaatattattgaaatactaGCACAACGGGACATAAGCTACATTTAAAACTTTTTTGTAGTTACTTTTTTGTTTATAGTATTTAGGTGCATGCAAATTTTTAATGATGTTTAGTATTTAGGTGCATGCAAATTTTTAATGATGTTGAAGGTTGCCATGGCGCCAGAgtaagaaaattttaaattaaatgtgatTAACATCAACGGATGTAGAATGTGCACAAAGTCTGTTATCTGGGTTGTGCACATACGGTCCTCTAGGGACTATGGCTACTGGACGATTAGGTGGTGGAGGTTCAATATTATTCTCTTTTCCATCTCCTTTTGTCTTGGCGTTGCCGTCAGTACAAGAACAAGTCCCAAAAATGTTACCAAACCAACCACGAACAATTTGGGTGAAGTCGAGAGTTTCGTTCAGGAAACAATATAAGAAAGGATTCAGAGCTGTTGAAGACAAACTTAACATTGAGCACCAGAATTGCACCAGCCACCACACCACCTCATGATAATTCACGTTTGGGTCTGCTTGGGCGACGTTCATCACCCATGTAGGTATCCTGGTTATGAAGCAACAGAAAACGAGGCTCAAGATCACTTTGAAAGTGCGTACTTTGCGTTTAGTATGAACGGTACGCACTTGCTGGTCAGAGCGCGACATTTTTGACGCACTGGCTTCAGGTACGGCGATCTGATTTTCTTTCCTCTTATTTACGGGGGTTCCGGAAGAACTGTCCGTTAGAAGGGTGCTTCTGGAGCCCAAGTTACTGTTAGTGTTGCTCTTGCAAGCGTGTTTGGGAGCTGTCTTAGAGTTTGCTTTCTTGAACAATTTGGTGCCCTTCTTGTTGGAAGATGAACTTATTTCATTGGAGGACGTTTGTGCGTGTGATCTGATAGTCATTGGAATTCTTTGTTTCCAGATGTACTTCGCTACCACGGAGTAGAATCCGACGAACGTAACAAACAAGGGTATAAATATGAGACTGAAGACGATGGTGAAGTAGTGGCTTTTGAAGACTTTGGTAGGCACGGTGCAGAAGTAGTAAGGTTCTTCTAGAATTTCACATTCCACAGTCACAATGTAGTAAGGTCCGATGTGGTCATATACGCTGTACATCGGCGCCGCTATTCctggaaacaaaaatattatctttattcgTACTACAGAAGAACTGAGACATAATATGTCAACTGATAACTTCTCAGCATATGTAGAATACCTTACGTTCGCTCTTGAACAGTTTCTATGGGATTTCTGTTAGACAAACCGGCTCTGGGAAAGTTCTGTCGTGCCGTTCTTATTCCATTATTACTCCATTCTCGTCTTATCACATCACCTTTCCTAAATATATCCTATAGTTCTCAAGACACATGAAGTAAAGAggtaacagaaataaaattattctgtgGTCTTTGAATTCCCTTCTTAACtaacaaaaacaataaataaaaatatactgtgAAATTGTCCTACGCTCTTTGAATATTATCTTTGACAAGAATAAGACAGTAAAGAAATTACCAATTTATCTGATGATTTTTTGAACAGTATCCTTAGGTTAAACGTCCAATAAATGAAGAATTAAAGATTACCACGTTATCTTACGATTTTTGAATATTGTCTTTGGATTAAAACGAACGATAAGTAAGGAATTAACGATTACCAAGTTATCTGATGCTTTACGAACAGTTCTTTAGATTAAAGGAGACGATAAGTAAAGAAAAAAGACCACAAAATTGTCTGATATTTGAATAGGTCTTTAGGTTCAAAGAGACGATAAATAATTAACACTTAATAAATCATCTCCTTACTCTGAACAGTACTTTTAAATTAAAAGAccgacaaataaagaattaacggTTACCAAGTCATCTGATATGATGTTTTATGAACAGTGGGTAAGATTAAAAGGGacgacaaataaagaattaactgTTACCAAGCCATTTGATGATTTATGAACATTGTGTAAGATTAAAAGGGacgacaaataaagaattaacggTTACCAAGTCATCTGATAAGATTAAAAGGGatgacaaataaagaattaacggTTACCAAGTCGTCTGATGATTTATGAACAGTGAGTAAGATTAAAAGGGacaacaaataaagaattaacggTTACCAAGTCATCTGATAAGATTAAAAGGGatgacaaataaagaattaacggTTACCAAGTCGTCTGATGATTTATGAACAGTGAGTAAGATTAAAAGGGacaacaaataaagaattaactgTTACCAAGTCATCTGATAAGATT
This region of Periplaneta americana isolate PAMFEO1 chromosome 13, P.americana_PAMFEO1_priV1, whole genome shotgun sequence genomic DNA includes:
- the LOC138712196 gene encoding cholecystokinin receptor, with the translated sequence MAHAFRNQHDIVAAGRTEMDSDTCWHIIENETYDLDVYWEKDEKLKVLPEDQRLALLSVGSILAIISFVGNIAVIITVFLRKLRILYKCCLLSLALSDLILGLTYVFTYIPKFIIIYSNAWMLGKEACAVVPVFLSMSLLSNSMALSCIALDRYQAVKSGAGNRWEPGLGGSIAIIVAIWIVAAGIAAPMYSVYDHIGPYYIVTVECEILEEPYYFCTVPTKVFKSHYFTIVFSLIFIPLFVTFVGFYSVVAKYIWKQRIPMTIRSHAQTSSNEISSSSNKKGTKLFKKANSKTAPKHACKSNTNSNLGSRSTLLTDSSSGTPVNKRKENQIAVPEASASKMSRSDQQVRTVHTKRKVRTFKVILSLVFCCFITRIPTWVMNVAQADPNVNYHEVVWWLVQFWCSMLSLSSTALNPFLYCFLNETLDFTQIVRGWFGNIFGTCSCTDGNAKTKGDGKENNIEPPPPNRPVAIVPRGPYVHNPDNRLCAHSTSVDVNHI